A stretch of the Orcinus orca chromosome 1, mOrcOrc1.1, whole genome shotgun sequence genome encodes the following:
- the LOC117201264 gene encoding SNRPN upstream reading frame protein-like, whose product MLGDDVSMARDRLHLRWTMEQHIPEVEVQVKRRRTASLRNQACRLYPRWSQQQQQVPAVEFHVELRQAFLAETPRGG is encoded by the exons ATGTTGGgtgatgatgtgtcaat GGCCAGGGACCGCTTACACTTGAGATGGACCATGGAACAGCACATCCCAGAGGTGGAAGTCCAAGTCAAACGTAGAAGGACAGCCTCTCTACGCAACCAGGCGTGTCGCCTGTACCCGAGGTGgtctcagcagcagcagcaagtaCCTGCGGTGGAATTCCATGTGGAACTGAGGCAGGCATTCTTAGCTGAGACGCCAAGAGGTGGTTAA